The sequence below is a genomic window from Flavobacterium lipolyticum.
CACTTGCGAAACCAGGGGATTCAAAAAAGTGTACAATTATTTCTTTCGGAAATAGAAAATAAGAATCTCGATGGTTTCTGGCTGCATATCGATGTCGATGTTTTAAATGACACCATAATGCCTTGCGTCGACAGCAGAACACCCGACGGACTTACTTATGCCGAATTTAACGAACTAACTTCAATGCTTTTTCAAAGTAATTTGTTAACCGGACTTGAAATTACCATTTTAGATCCTGATCTCGATCCTACCGGACAATACACCAAAGAATTTGTAAATCACTTTTCGACTACTTTTAATCAACACATCTACTTAGGCTCCTAATCAAACTTAAAAAAACGTATTTTAGCTCATTACATCGATAAAACTTAAAACCTCTTATCATAATGAATACAGCCGTACAAGATTATAACAATGCACAAAACAGCTCTGATCAGGAAATCTGCCACCAACTGGCGGTACTAATCGACGAAAATCTGCCGGAGGCCGAGAATAAAATCTGGCACGCACATCCGGTTTGGTTTTTAGAGGGTAATCCTATTGTAGGCTACAGCAAACTAAAAAATGATGTTCGGTTATTGTTTTGGAGCGGTCAGTCTTTTGATGAAGAACAACTTGCCAATGAAGGCTCTTTCAAAGCGGCAGAATTTCGCTATACCTCAGTCGACCAAATTAACCCATCCGACTTAAAACGCTGGCTTGCAAAAGCAAGAAAAATTCAGTGGGACTATAAAAACATTGTCAAGCGTAAGGGAGTTTTAATACGTCTGAAATAATTTAAAAAAGTATTATATTCAATCTTTGAATTGAAAAGCAATCCTAAAAACTTTTTAAATTTTTAAATGGAGAAAGAACAACTAATACAGATACTAATCTATTTCCACGCCCTGCTTGGCGCTATTGCACTTGTTTCGGGATTCATCTCGTTAGTCTCTCAAAAAGGGAAAAACACGCATAAAAAACTGGGAAAGCTCTTTTATTACACCATGCTTCTGTCGGCCATAAGCGCCATGATTATTTCGGTACTGCCCCAACATCAAAGTCCGTTTTTATTTTCAATCGGAATTTTTAGTTCCTATTTTGTACTAACCGGCTACAGGGCTTTGCGATTTAAAAAAAGTGATGTAAACCTTAAAAACGATAAAATCATTTCGGGAATTATGCTCGTTACGGGGCTTGTAATGATTCTGTACAATCCGTTAGTAAATCAATCTATCAATATTGTTTTAACCGCTTTTGGCCTCGTTGGACTGGTTTTTTCAAGCAGGGATTTAATGCTTTTTAAAAATAAAACCAGACTAAAAAGTGTGTGGCTAAAATTGCATTTAGGAAAAATGCTTGGCGGTTATATCTCCGCCACCACCGCTTTTGTGGTTGTAAATGAATTTTTTCCTGGTTTTTACGGTTGGTTTATCCCCGGAACAATAGGAGCATTTTATATTGTGTACTGGATGAGAAATGTCGATAAAAAACAAACCGCAATAAGAATAGAATAGAATTATTGTCGAAAGAGGAAAGAGGAAAGAAGAAAGAAGAAAGATAATTTACTCCTTAAACTAAGATGAAAAAACGCATAACATATCAAATTGATTCTTTTACAAAAGAAAAATTCAAAGGAAACCCGGCAGGAGTTGTCGTAAATGCAGACGGAATGAGTGACTACGAGATGCAACAAATTGCCAGGGAATTAAACAACTCCGAAACAGCATTTCTTTTCGCTCCTGATGGTCCTGACTGTGATGGCATTATACGCTACTTTACCCCAAATACAGAAGTTCCTATTTGCGGACACGCTACAATTGCAGCAATGTATGCAAAAGCCATCGAAGAAAAGTTAGACTCCTGTATTTTAAGATACAAAACCAAAATTGGCATTCTCCCATTTGAAATCATTCGGAAAAATGATGATTATCAAGTTGTGATGACGCAGGGAAGTTTTGAACTTAGCGCCCCTTTTAATGAAACGATCGCGCAAAAAATGATAACTGCTTTAGGTCTTGAAAAATGGGAAATCGATGAAAAATGCCCCATTCAAATTGCTTCTACAGGCCATTCTAAAGTAATGATCGGCATCAAAAGCAGAGCAACACTAAACGCTTTAACGCCTAACTATACTGCTCTGGCCAGCTTAAGTAAAGAGATCAACTGCAATGGTTATTTTGTTTTTACCTTTGATTCGGATGATACAACTATTTTGACCTATGGTCGTATGTTTGCCCCCGGAATTGGCATAAACGAAGATCCTGTTACCGGAAACGCAAACGGACCTTTGGGCGGCTATTTGATTCAAAACAAAATTGTTCCTTTTACTGGTACTGAATTTCAATTTAACGGAAGACAAGGTGAAAAAATAGATCGATTGGGAGTCCTACAGGTTAAAGTTACAATTGCCGATAATACCCCACAATTGATTCAGATAAAAGGTGATGCCGTTGCCGCTTTCAGGACTGAAATAGAAATTTAACAATACCTTTTCAACTCCTTAATTCACTCCAAAATTACGATGGAA
It includes:
- a CDS encoding DUF2306 domain-containing protein, encoding MEKEQLIQILIYFHALLGAIALVSGFISLVSQKGKNTHKKLGKLFYYTMLLSAISAMIISVLPQHQSPFLFSIGIFSSYFVLTGYRALRFKKSDVNLKNDKIISGIMLVTGLVMILYNPLVNQSINIVLTAFGLVGLVFSSRDLMLFKNKTRLKSVWLKLHLGKMLGGYISATTAFVVVNEFFPGFYGWFIPGTIGAFYIVYWMRNVDKKQTAIRIE
- a CDS encoding PhzF family isomerase, with product MKKRITYQIDSFTKEKFKGNPAGVVVNADGMSDYEMQQIARELNNSETAFLFAPDGPDCDGIIRYFTPNTEVPICGHATIAAMYAKAIEEKLDSCILRYKTKIGILPFEIIRKNDDYQVVMTQGSFELSAPFNETIAQKMITALGLEKWEIDEKCPIQIASTGHSKVMIGIKSRATLNALTPNYTALASLSKEINCNGYFVFTFDSDDTTILTYGRMFAPGIGINEDPVTGNANGPLGGYLIQNKIVPFTGTEFQFNGRQGEKIDRLGVLQVKVTIADNTPQLIQIKGDAVAAFRTEIEI
- a CDS encoding DUF1801 domain-containing protein produces the protein MNTAVQDYNNAQNSSDQEICHQLAVLIDENLPEAENKIWHAHPVWFLEGNPIVGYSKLKNDVRLLFWSGQSFDEEQLANEGSFKAAEFRYTSVDQINPSDLKRWLAKARKIQWDYKNIVKRKGVLIRLK